A genomic segment from Polyangium mundeleinium encodes:
- a CDS encoding RHS repeat-associated core domain-containing protein — MVAPRVSRRTSGKHLLPLLFFVVTVFATAACTGHGEPRLEEARLAQGGPNHPGPTPGPQPDPECPTSGAAFPADLSSSSEPSDAGATAGSFSVTATGDARYVLPLEAAPGRAGMSPRIALEYDGSGDGVVGFGISLSGFSRVTRCPKNQAQDDAIAPIAYDDKDPLCIDGRRLVKVGEGAGVIEYRTIPESFTKVLAFFPAGWDPTLGPSSLRATTKEGLTVDYGTTEDSKALASNGAVRAWWAARSTDRSGNWIGFTYHNHKNIVDPAHPYTTEILPDRISYTGHPNLPPTRSVVFVYNERSAPLVRTTFTGGMKLRTSRLLSSIEMRAPLNTIVRRYDLAYTSSSTTGRSLLSSLKECSAQGLCKPATRFGWNMPPLGFEDVQTTLKVPVHATASVITTDLEGDGLDDVVMADGESTVPPPPVTYFFTASPFAAKFERAFFLDFDVYSTPILERGTPIDIDHDGKLDLFLHDMNGNATTWQVLRAQADGTFDLHNTGVSRPFPGSQSIPTGLRGPDASAHLADMNGDGMADLVTCTKAPVLYAWTYRPWAPTPGGFAATTEVIPTLEIQPCNSDLYTVDVDGDGKSELVVPDVQILPDGSPQFLNEYVAVTRRGPGSFAATAQDLPTVPPGGGMFFLDVNGDGLPDAVQTGFSNGQPATFLNTGAGYLPSVNALPGVLLPSDTFAQLGAPIDFDGDGLQDLLIPLNHFAGGVPHWSVLRSRGDGTFAIVDVPEITFSTLLTAAGVTIAHPFAARVMEANGDGANDVLLPIDENFRVFLNRAAHVDTLASVTDGMARHQPGDPEFRPGVAIKYATLADPSVYERAEGCEYPVRCVAGPRRVVAAYEVDTAGEKPRHYDLFYKDARFHRLGRGFLGFAERVVRDVDKDAGRIEIYDNKTYDPGFRTFPFAGQPTQVMRWATTRRTDDVTVELSFSSIMHQLMPSSGGASHFTMPVYRRERVEQGELHLLVLAADFQGRFELYAKAASGGTADTTRLSESIHMLLDTDDFGNALAEKTLVAREFDLFGGTLDSQADTIEEVKRTFENDTATWQIGLLETQEHCSTAGGRTLCRTAARTYDGSGRLSGMTVSSPGDPDSWVDVSFGRDVFGNITKTVARDAFEGRRATCTAYEPEGIFPYASGNAKGHLSFAKYHPGFGAPLTVIDPNGRATQWALDDFGRVVKEKRPGGVETTRMILRDAANVVRVRTTTPGWGAEEVELDRLGRPIRQWSRGTTLAGVLGPRTLHEITYDSFGEHVERALVPTAETTPGADRHYHRFERDGLGRVTKHFSPWGGVTRTQHEGSEVWIFDARGGHTVTHVDGLGRIVKVIDANDKETTYGYGPFGGLWTVTEPDGGSNAMTITTMERDAFGRVRTLHEPDRGTTVTRYTGFGESWWTQDALGRETLSQRDGLGRVTRRVDADGETLWTWDTAPNGIGAMDEVQSPKGHTKRWSYDGAGRPIATELGIGVETFTIGFDYDAQSRLSRVTYPEAAGVSFGIDNVWDDAGHLVRVHEVGSLVDTWAITSVDGAGRITGELFGNGAETERVYDGSRGRISSIRTTTATTLQHLSFGYDEALNVTRREDLRNLVPQVETFQYDELQRLSCAAFDGEAPCARSWTYGANGNLLSSPGAGAYDYALSRPHVLESTQLGAYAHDAVGNQIGRPDATVEYTAFDLPKRLTFANGAGDVLFDYDGDQQRIRKTAGDLVSVYVDELYERVTNFATGAVEHRYHVRSGERTVAVVTRSGAATTRRYLHVDHLGSVDVVSNETGTAVERRSYDPFGARRNPQWGTPPAGPFSSETSLGFTGHLGDEELGLVFMRGRMYDPKIGRFLTPDPLVPNIYSAQSWNPYSYVENNPLTFTDPSGFSPELTAYGPYYQASGDGGTYIESHAAFVEVVADQEEEATEAAESGALRDALDFGSWGTTTAFRAAPAPGGGEQDRKDGWDVALDTLGGFASEWVEDTIDTAITGAAILAAPNLYFAYKGFQLWTGVISTGVGGYEEGGIAGAAKALLGMLNPLRSVGELKDAVDRGDYGAAGAHGYHAVKMVVQTVAGGVLVGGGRNLAAGAVRGPASGAKIVSPPLPGQVIRGSIEKPVFEGHGGTIPGSTKIPPGTWLQIPLSYFLPEAAAQQAAMRGTLGSGGLVIPPGGNAPRLVLYPQTPGMYVRPTSWQVTRPTLLEDILEPNMGFCVWGACR, encoded by the coding sequence ATGGTCGCCCCCCGCGTATCTCGGCGTACTTCCGGAAAGCACCTTCTCCCCCTCCTCTTCTTCGTTGTAACCGTGTTCGCGACGGCCGCTTGCACCGGGCACGGCGAACCCAGGCTCGAGGAAGCTCGCCTGGCCCAAGGGGGACCGAATCATCCGGGACCGACACCTGGCCCTCAGCCAGACCCGGAGTGCCCCACGTCGGGAGCAGCGTTTCCCGCGGACCTGAGCTCGTCCAGCGAGCCGTCCGATGCCGGGGCCACCGCGGGATCGTTCAGCGTCACGGCGACGGGGGACGCGCGATACGTGTTGCCGCTCGAAGCCGCTCCTGGGCGCGCAGGGATGTCGCCCAGAATTGCGCTCGAGTACGACGGATCCGGGGACGGTGTCGTGGGATTCGGTATTTCATTGTCCGGATTCTCGCGGGTGACGCGTTGCCCGAAGAACCAGGCGCAGGATGATGCGATCGCGCCGATTGCGTACGACGACAAAGATCCGTTGTGCATCGATGGGCGGCGGCTCGTGAAGGTCGGCGAGGGGGCAGGCGTCATCGAATATCGTACGATCCCCGAGTCCTTCACGAAGGTGCTCGCCTTCTTCCCCGCCGGTTGGGATCCCACGCTGGGACCGTCGAGCCTGCGTGCAACCACGAAAGAAGGGCTGACGGTCGATTACGGAACGACGGAAGACAGCAAGGCGCTAGCCTCGAATGGAGCGGTCCGGGCGTGGTGGGCAGCGCGATCGACGGATCGAAGCGGAAACTGGATCGGGTTCACATACCACAACCATAAAAATATCGTAGATCCGGCGCACCCCTATACGACCGAGATCTTGCCCGATCGAATCTCGTACACGGGGCACCCGAATTTGCCTCCGACGCGTTCGGTGGTGTTCGTGTACAACGAACGCTCGGCGCCGCTCGTACGGACCACGTTCACGGGCGGGATGAAGCTGCGAACGTCGCGGCTGCTCTCCAGCATCGAAATGAGAGCGCCCCTCAACACGATCGTCCGGCGGTACGATCTCGCATATACATCGAGCTCGACGACGGGCCGGAGTCTGCTCTCCTCGCTGAAGGAATGCTCGGCGCAAGGCCTCTGCAAGCCGGCAACGCGGTTTGGATGGAACATGCCGCCGCTCGGGTTCGAGGACGTCCAGACAACACTCAAGGTCCCCGTTCACGCGACCGCTTCCGTGATCACCACGGATCTCGAAGGAGACGGGCTCGATGACGTGGTGATGGCCGACGGCGAGTCGACGGTTCCACCGCCGCCAGTCACGTACTTCTTTACGGCCAGCCCGTTTGCCGCCAAATTCGAGCGAGCGTTCTTTCTCGACTTCGACGTCTACTCCACGCCGATTCTCGAGCGCGGCACCCCGATCGACATCGACCACGACGGCAAGCTCGATCTTTTCCTGCACGACATGAACGGCAATGCGACGACGTGGCAGGTGCTCCGCGCGCAGGCCGACGGCACCTTCGACCTGCATAATACCGGCGTCTCGCGGCCGTTCCCCGGGAGCCAAAGCATCCCGACGGGCCTCCGGGGCCCCGACGCCTCCGCGCACCTCGCGGATATGAATGGCGATGGGATGGCGGATCTCGTCACGTGCACGAAGGCGCCGGTTCTCTACGCATGGACGTACCGCCCGTGGGCGCCCACGCCCGGCGGCTTTGCCGCTACGACAGAGGTCATCCCGACGCTGGAGATCCAGCCCTGCAATTCGGATCTCTACACGGTCGATGTGGATGGAGATGGAAAGAGCGAGCTCGTCGTCCCCGACGTGCAGATCCTGCCGGACGGATCCCCGCAATTCCTCAATGAATACGTCGCCGTCACGAGGCGGGGGCCGGGGAGCTTCGCAGCGACAGCGCAAGACCTCCCCACCGTGCCGCCAGGCGGCGGAATGTTTTTCCTCGACGTGAACGGCGACGGCTTGCCTGACGCGGTCCAGACGGGCTTTTCGAATGGCCAGCCCGCGACGTTCTTGAACACGGGCGCCGGGTATTTGCCGAGCGTGAACGCGTTGCCGGGCGTCTTGCTCCCGTCGGATACGTTCGCGCAGCTCGGGGCGCCCATCGATTTCGATGGCGATGGACTGCAGGATTTGCTGATCCCGTTGAACCATTTCGCGGGCGGCGTGCCCCACTGGTCGGTGCTGCGGTCGCGCGGGGATGGGACGTTCGCGATCGTCGATGTACCGGAAATCACGTTCAGCACGCTCCTTACCGCGGCAGGGGTTACCATCGCGCATCCGTTCGCGGCGCGTGTGATGGAGGCGAACGGGGACGGCGCCAACGACGTTCTCCTTCCGATTGATGAGAATTTTCGCGTGTTTCTCAACCGCGCGGCGCACGTGGACACGCTCGCGTCGGTGACGGATGGAATGGCGCGCCACCAGCCCGGCGATCCGGAGTTCCGGCCCGGCGTGGCGATCAAGTACGCGACGCTCGCGGATCCGAGCGTGTACGAGCGGGCGGAGGGGTGCGAGTACCCCGTGCGGTGCGTGGCAGGGCCGCGGCGGGTGGTCGCGGCGTACGAGGTCGATACGGCGGGGGAAAAACCGCGCCATTACGATCTGTTTTACAAGGATGCGCGCTTCCATCGTCTCGGCCGCGGTTTTCTCGGCTTCGCCGAGCGGGTGGTGCGGGACGTGGACAAGGATGCAGGGCGGATCGAGATCTACGACAACAAGACGTATGATCCGGGTTTTCGCACCTTTCCCTTTGCCGGTCAGCCGACCCAGGTCATGCGGTGGGCAACGACGCGGAGGACGGACGATGTCACGGTCGAGCTTTCGTTCAGCTCGATCATGCATCAATTGATGCCGTCGAGCGGGGGGGCGAGCCATTTCACGATGCCGGTGTACCGCCGGGAGCGAGTGGAGCAGGGAGAGCTCCATCTGCTGGTGCTGGCTGCGGATTTCCAGGGGCGCTTTGAGCTCTATGCCAAGGCCGCGTCCGGAGGGACCGCGGACACGACGCGTCTCTCCGAGTCGATCCACATGCTCCTCGACACGGACGACTTCGGGAACGCGCTCGCGGAGAAGACGCTCGTCGCACGGGAGTTCGACCTTTTCGGCGGCACACTCGACTCGCAGGCGGACACGATCGAGGAGGTGAAGCGGACGTTCGAGAATGACACGGCGACATGGCAAATCGGACTTCTGGAGACCCAGGAGCATTGCAGCACTGCCGGTGGACGTACACTTTGCCGCACGGCGGCACGAACGTACGATGGAAGCGGTCGCCTGTCGGGGATGACCGTCAGTTCGCCTGGAGACCCTGACTCGTGGGTGGACGTTTCGTTCGGCCGGGATGTCTTCGGCAACATCACGAAGACGGTCGCGCGTGATGCGTTCGAGGGGCGACGTGCAACATGTACGGCCTACGAGCCGGAAGGCATCTTTCCGTACGCGAGCGGTAACGCGAAGGGGCACTTGAGCTTCGCGAAGTATCATCCAGGGTTCGGCGCCCCGCTCACGGTGATCGATCCAAATGGTCGCGCCACGCAATGGGCGCTCGACGACTTTGGTCGGGTCGTGAAGGAAAAGCGGCCGGGTGGAGTCGAGACGACGAGAATGATTCTGCGCGACGCGGCGAACGTGGTCCGCGTACGCACAACCACGCCGGGGTGGGGGGCCGAAGAGGTCGAGCTCGATCGTCTTGGGCGTCCGATCCGGCAATGGTCCCGTGGAACCACGCTGGCCGGCGTGCTCGGTCCGAGGACGCTCCACGAAATCACATACGACTCGTTCGGGGAACACGTCGAGCGTGCGCTCGTGCCCACGGCGGAGACAACGCCTGGGGCCGATCGGCATTACCACCGGTTCGAGCGTGACGGCCTCGGCCGCGTCACGAAGCACTTCTCTCCCTGGGGGGGCGTGACGAGGACGCAGCACGAGGGCTCGGAGGTGTGGATCTTCGATGCGCGTGGAGGGCACACCGTCACGCACGTGGACGGTCTCGGCCGCATCGTGAAGGTCATCGACGCCAACGATAAAGAAACGACGTATGGATACGGACCGTTCGGTGGGCTGTGGACGGTCACGGAGCCCGACGGCGGCAGCAATGCCATGACGATCACGACCATGGAGCGGGACGCGTTCGGGCGCGTTCGGACGCTCCACGAACCGGACCGCGGCACGACAGTGACGCGTTACACCGGATTCGGCGAGTCCTGGTGGACACAGGACGCGCTCGGGCGGGAGACGCTCTCGCAACGTGACGGCCTCGGGCGTGTGACGAGGCGCGTCGACGCCGACGGGGAGACGCTCTGGACCTGGGACACGGCGCCGAATGGGATCGGTGCGATGGACGAGGTCCAGAGCCCGAAGGGCCACACCAAGCGGTGGAGCTACGACGGGGCGGGGCGACCCATCGCGACCGAGCTCGGCATCGGCGTGGAGACGTTCACGATCGGATTCGACTACGACGCCCAAAGCCGACTCTCGAGGGTGACGTACCCCGAGGCGGCGGGTGTTTCGTTCGGAATCGATAACGTGTGGGACGACGCCGGGCACCTCGTCAGGGTACACGAGGTCGGCAGCCTCGTGGATACGTGGGCGATCACGAGCGTGGACGGAGCCGGCCGGATCACCGGGGAGCTCTTCGGCAATGGTGCCGAGACGGAGCGGGTCTACGATGGATCCCGGGGCCGGATTTCCTCGATCCGAACGACCACCGCGACAACGCTCCAGCATCTTTCGTTCGGGTACGACGAGGCGCTGAATGTCACGCGGCGCGAGGATCTACGGAACCTCGTCCCACAGGTCGAGACGTTCCAGTACGACGAGCTCCAGCGCCTCTCGTGCGCGGCGTTCGACGGGGAAGCGCCCTGCGCGCGGTCGTGGACCTATGGCGCGAACGGCAACCTGCTGTCGTCGCCCGGCGCGGGCGCGTACGACTACGCTCTCAGCCGACCGCACGTGCTCGAGAGCACGCAGCTCGGCGCGTACGCGCACGATGCGGTCGGCAATCAAATCGGGCGACCAGACGCGACGGTCGAGTACACAGCATTCGACCTGCCGAAGCGCCTGACCTTTGCCAATGGCGCCGGGGACGTGCTGTTCGACTATGACGGGGACCAGCAAAGGATCCGGAAGACGGCTGGGGATCTCGTATCCGTCTACGTGGACGAGCTCTACGAACGGGTGACGAACTTCGCCACGGGGGCTGTGGAACACCGGTACCACGTCAGGTCGGGCGAGCGGACGGTCGCCGTCGTGACGCGTTCCGGAGCCGCGACGACGCGGCGGTATTTGCACGTCGATCACCTCGGCTCCGTGGATGTCGTCTCGAACGAGACGGGGACGGCGGTCGAGCGGCGGAGCTACGATCCGTTCGGCGCGCGACGGAACCCGCAATGGGGAACGCCGCCCGCGGGCCCCTTCTCGTCGGAGACGTCGCTCGGGTTCACCGGGCACCTCGGGGACGAGGAGCTAGGTCTCGTGTTCATGCGCGGTCGCATGTACGACCCGAAGATCGGGCGGTTCCTCACGCCGGATCCGCTGGTCCCGAATATCTATTCGGCGCAGAGCTGGAATCCGTATTCGTACGTCGAGAACAATCCGCTGACGTTCACGGATCCGAGCGGGTTCAGTCCGGAGCTCACCGCGTACGGTCCCTACTATCAAGCGTCCGGGGATGGGGGCACATACATCGAAAGCCACGCGGCGTTTGTCGAGGTCGTTGCAGACCAGGAGGAAGAGGCGACAGAGGCGGCCGAATCGGGGGCGCTGCGTGATGCGCTCGATTTCGGATCCTGGGGGACCACCACGGCATTCCGCGCGGCCCCCGCGCCCGGGGGCGGAGAGCAGGACAGGAAGGACGGCTGGGACGTCGCCCTGGACACGCTCGGCGGGTTCGCTTCGGAATGGGTGGAGGACACGATCGACACGGCAATCACCGGCGCAGCGATCCTCGCTGCGCCGAACCTCTACTTCGCCTACAAGGGGTTCCAGCTCTGGACCGGCGTGATATCCACGGGCGTCGGTGGCTACGAGGAGGGGGGCATTGCAGGCGCAGCGAAGGCCCTGCTCGGGATGCTCAATCCGCTGCGGAGTGTGGGCGAGCTAAAGGACGCGGTCGATCGAGGAGATTATGGGGCGGCGGGGGCGCATGGGTATCACGCGGTCAAGATGGTGGTGCAGACCGTCGCGGGTGGGGTGCTCGTGGGCGGTGGGAGGAATTTGGCTGCTGGGGCAGTGCGAGGACCGGCGAGCGGAGCGAAGATCGTCTCGCCGCCGCTGCCAGGACAGGTCATTCGGGGCTCAATCGAAAAGCCAGTGTTTGAAGGGCATGGAGGTACCATTCCGGGTTCGACCAAAATTCCGCCGGGAACGTGGCTTCAAATCCCATTGTCGTATTTTTTGCCCGAGGCGGCTGCTCAACAGGCTGCGATGAGGGGCACACTCGGAAGCGGTGGACTCGTGATCCCGCCCGGCGGGAACGCACCGCGTCTCGTTCTGTACCCACAAACGCCTGGAATGTATGTTAGGCCCACGTCATGGCAAGTGACGCGACCGACGCTACTGGAAGACATTCTCGAACCCAACATGGGTTTTTGCGTGTGGGGAGCATGTAGATGA
- a CDS encoding SDR family NAD(P)-dependent oxidoreductase: MARFLHGRMSRMAALAGLSVLGLSIGWLARRARAIRLEGKVAVVTGGSRGLGLLMAEEFVRQGAHVAICGRDAEAVDRATRLLLSRHGADVLGEARDLGKAEDAAAFVESVVSRFGRIDVLVNNAGVIQVAPLDMMDTAKVDEAMRSNFWSAVHMTFAALPHLGPDARIVNVTSVGGRVPLPHMLGYTASKFAMVGFSEAIAAELRARGTKVTTVVPGPMRTGSFYNAEFLGRQKEEFAWFSVLSSLPLLSIDARVAAARIVRAAREGRREVHLGLVGRILPVLHGLMPRLFGMISTAIARMLPPPGHSEERWRGREINTTLPGSLLLELGNRAARENNEEPPV, from the coding sequence GTGGCGCGATTTCTACACGGGCGCATGTCGCGGATGGCCGCGCTGGCCGGGCTGTCGGTGCTGGGTTTGTCGATCGGCTGGCTCGCTCGGCGGGCGCGCGCCATTCGCCTCGAAGGCAAGGTCGCGGTCGTGACCGGCGGGTCGCGCGGGCTCGGGCTGCTCATGGCCGAGGAGTTCGTCCGGCAGGGGGCGCACGTCGCGATCTGCGGGCGGGACGCGGAGGCCGTGGATCGTGCGACGCGGCTCTTGCTCAGCCGGCACGGCGCGGACGTGCTCGGCGAGGCGCGTGACCTCGGCAAGGCGGAGGATGCGGCTGCGTTCGTGGAGAGCGTGGTGTCGCGGTTCGGGCGTATTGACGTGCTCGTGAACAACGCGGGCGTGATCCAGGTGGCGCCGCTCGACATGATGGACACGGCGAAAGTCGACGAGGCGATGCGCTCGAATTTCTGGAGCGCGGTGCACATGACGTTCGCGGCGCTGCCGCACCTCGGGCCGGACGCGCGGATCGTGAACGTGACCTCGGTCGGCGGGCGCGTGCCGCTGCCGCACATGCTCGGCTACACGGCCTCGAAATTCGCGATGGTGGGTTTTTCGGAGGCGATCGCCGCCGAGCTTCGGGCGCGTGGGACGAAGGTGACGACGGTGGTGCCGGGGCCGATGCGGACGGGCTCGTTCTACAATGCGGAGTTTCTCGGGCGGCAAAAGGAGGAGTTCGCCTGGTTCAGTGTGCTCTCGTCGTTGCCGCTGCTCTCGATTGACGCGCGGGTCGCGGCCGCGCGCATCGTGCGCGCAGCGCGGGAAGGGCGACGCGAGGTGCACCTCGGGCTCGTGGGGCGGATCTTGCCGGTCCTGCATGGCCTCATGCCGCGGTTGTTCGGGATGATCTCCACGGCGATCGCGCGCATGTTGCCGCCGCCGGGTCACAGCGAGGAGCGGTGGAGAGGCCGGGAGATCAATACGACGTTGCCCGGGTCGCTCCTGCTGGAGCTCGGCAATCGCGCGGCGCGGGAGAACAACGAGGAGCCGCCGGTCTAG
- a CDS encoding mechanosensitive ion channel family protein, whose product MSSDFSQHVVHTLGTGAIGIGIGAVVLLLCALVLPGAERKATLRTPLVLFGLHILTLLVRLPLPEGKIERGLEVLGLCFLLFSLARALFVLVVDGIVRARLSKPLPRIIRDIVQGLVYLGALAIVLREVGVEPGSLLTTSALLTAVIGLSLQETLGNLFAGLAIQAQRPFEVGDWIGLDADVKLIGRVIEINWRATTVLTLEQVELIIPNGVLAKTTIRNFTKPTNIARRTVTVHAPYDASPRVVEEALLQSIQEIPGILSQPPPAAQTRGFNDNGIEYVVNYFIEDFALRDRIDSTVRHRIWHAFKRAGISIPYGMRTVHMHAVTAESRAEEAKQDTGRRKAALKAVDFLAPLPEPSLERLAGLSRTCHFMPGEAVIRQGETGSELYIVQKGELAVIVGRGEGGSVAEVARLGPGQFFGEMSLMTGEKRAATVKATTDCELVELNKGAFQEVLAADPRLVEQITRSLVDRQIALEENLSARASRSTRAEAEAKSSALLAKIRQFFQL is encoded by the coding sequence GTGAGCTCCGACTTCTCCCAGCACGTCGTCCATACCCTCGGCACGGGCGCGATCGGCATTGGCATCGGCGCGGTGGTGCTCCTCCTCTGCGCGCTCGTCCTGCCGGGCGCCGAGCGAAAAGCCACGCTGCGGACGCCGCTCGTGCTGTTTGGGCTGCACATCCTCACCTTGCTCGTCCGGTTGCCTCTGCCGGAAGGGAAGATCGAGCGCGGGCTCGAGGTCCTCGGCCTGTGTTTCCTGCTCTTCTCGCTGGCCCGCGCGCTCTTCGTGCTCGTCGTCGACGGGATCGTCCGCGCGCGCTTGTCGAAGCCGCTGCCGCGGATCATCCGCGACATCGTCCAGGGGCTCGTTTACCTCGGGGCGCTGGCGATCGTGCTGCGCGAGGTGGGCGTCGAGCCCGGCTCCTTGCTCACGACGTCGGCGCTGCTCACGGCCGTGATCGGTCTGTCGCTGCAGGAGACGCTGGGCAACCTCTTCGCCGGGCTTGCGATCCAGGCGCAGAGGCCGTTCGAGGTCGGCGACTGGATCGGGCTCGACGCCGATGTGAAGCTCATCGGCCGGGTGATCGAGATCAACTGGCGCGCGACGACGGTGCTCACGCTGGAGCAAGTCGAGCTCATCATCCCGAACGGCGTGCTCGCGAAGACGACGATCCGCAATTTCACGAAGCCCACGAACATCGCGCGGCGCACGGTGACGGTGCACGCGCCCTACGATGCCTCGCCGCGCGTCGTGGAGGAGGCCCTGCTCCAGTCGATTCAGGAAATCCCCGGCATCCTCTCGCAGCCGCCGCCCGCGGCGCAGACGCGCGGATTCAACGACAATGGCATCGAGTACGTCGTCAATTACTTCATCGAGGATTTCGCGCTGCGCGACCGGATCGACTCCACGGTGCGACACCGGATCTGGCACGCGTTCAAGCGCGCCGGCATCTCCATTCCGTACGGCATGCGCACGGTGCACATGCACGCGGTGACGGCGGAGTCGCGCGCGGAGGAGGCGAAGCAGGACACGGGGCGCCGGAAGGCGGCGCTCAAGGCGGTCGATTTCCTCGCGCCGCTGCCCGAGCCCTCGCTGGAGCGGCTCGCGGGGCTCTCGCGCACGTGCCATTTCATGCCCGGCGAGGCCGTCATTCGGCAGGGCGAGACGGGCAGCGAGCTCTACATCGTGCAGAAGGGCGAGCTCGCGGTGATCGTGGGCCGCGGCGAGGGCGGGAGCGTCGCCGAAGTGGCACGGCTCGGCCCGGGGCAGTTTTTCGGGGAAATGTCGCTCATGACGGGCGAGAAGCGCGCCGCCACGGTGAAAGCGACGACGGACTGCGAGCTCGTCGAGCTGAACAAAGGCGCCTTCCAGGAGGTGCTCGCCGCGGATCCGCGCCTCGTCGAGCAGATCACGCGCTCCCTCGTCGATCGGCAGATCGCCCTGGAGGAGAACCTCTCCGCGCGCGCCTCCCGGAGCACGCGGGCCGAGGCCGAAGCGAAGAGCTCGGCGCTGCTCGCCAAGATCCGCCAGTTTTTCCAGTTGTAA
- a CDS encoding RCC1 domain-containing protein, producing the protein MGDALPFVDLGTGATAISIAAGVSHICALLADGRVKCWGYGTYGALGLGDTKDRGDEPGEMGDALPAVDLGAGAVVVAISAAQYHSCALLADGRVKCWGNGSSGQLGTGDKETRGDGPGEMGDALPAIDLGTGAKALAIAAWGNHTCALLHDGRVKCWGGGTDGSTGQGDTFHRGDEPGEMGDVLPAVDLGAGATAIAIAGNCAVLDGGRVKCWGHNGYGRLGLGDTQARGDGPDEMGDHLPYIDLGADAVAVAVVPGGSHTCAILQEGRVKCWGGNTFGALGLGDHEHRGDDPGEMGDALPLVDLGASLW; encoded by the coding sequence ATGGGCGATGCGCTTCCCTTCGTCGATCTCGGTACGGGCGCGACCGCGATCTCCATCGCGGCGGGCGTCTCCCATATCTGCGCGCTGCTCGCGGACGGACGCGTCAAATGCTGGGGATACGGCACCTATGGTGCGCTCGGATTGGGCGACACGAAGGACCGCGGAGACGAACCGGGCGAGATGGGCGACGCATTGCCGGCCGTCGACCTGGGTGCCGGCGCGGTCGTCGTCGCCATCTCCGCGGCCCAGTACCATAGCTGCGCGCTGCTCGCGGACGGGCGCGTGAAATGCTGGGGGAACGGTTCCTCAGGCCAGCTCGGAACCGGGGACAAAGAGACGCGAGGGGATGGCCCGGGCGAGATGGGCGACGCGCTGCCTGCCATCGACCTCGGGACCGGCGCGAAGGCTCTGGCCATCGCAGCCTGGGGCAACCACACCTGCGCGCTCCTCCACGATGGTCGTGTCAAATGCTGGGGCGGCGGCACCGACGGTTCGACCGGGCAGGGGGATACGTTCCATAGGGGAGACGAGCCGGGGGAGATGGGCGACGTTTTGCCGGCCGTGGACCTTGGAGCCGGCGCAACGGCGATCGCTATCGCAGGCAATTGCGCTGTCCTCGACGGCGGGCGCGTGAAATGCTGGGGCCACAACGGGTATGGCAGGCTCGGTCTTGGGGACACGCAGGCCCGCGGTGACGGTCCGGACGAGATGGGGGATCACCTGCCCTACATCGATCTCGGCGCAGACGCTGTGGCCGTCGCCGTCGTTCCGGGCGGCTCCCACACGTGTGCGATCCTCCAGGAAGGTCGCGTCAAATGCTGGGGCGGCAACACATTTGGAGCGCTTGGGCTCGGTGACCACGAGCACCGGGGCGACGACCCAGGAGAGATGGGCGACGCGCTTCCCCTGGTGGATCTAGGCGCAAGCTTGTGGTGA
- a CDS encoding DUF6968 family protein — MAERRLERRDAVGGIVVVRIGVPVWPPGVGPWKCPFIILGLGDESIQFGYSEDSMGAIQNALSGIRSKLVQSGIPLRWELEGAEENDTGFQMAVPSAYGLGFQQHLEKMIEAEMEERARLFRELIERRKARRKAATKARAKPRTK, encoded by the coding sequence ATGGCCGAGCGCCGTCTCGAGCGGCGTGATGCCGTCGGGGGCATCGTGGTGGTCCGCATCGGTGTTCCTGTATGGCCCCCTGGCGTCGGGCCCTGGAAATGCCCGTTCATCATCCTGGGGCTTGGCGACGAATCGATTCAATTTGGTTACAGCGAAGATTCGATGGGGGCCATCCAGAATGCCTTGAGTGGCATTCGCAGCAAGCTCGTGCAGAGCGGAATTCCGCTTCGATGGGAGCTGGAGGGGGCTGAGGAAAATGACACTGGGTTTCAGATGGCTGTACCCTCCGCATATGGCCTCGGTTTTCAACAACACCTTGAAAAAATGATTGAAGCGGAGATGGAGGAGCGCGCCCGTCTCTTTCGCGAGCTCATCGAGCGTCGCAAGGCTCGACGCAAGGCGGCAACGAAGGCGCGGGCGAAGCCACGAACGAAATGA